The following DNA comes from Bacillus sp. 2205SS5-2.
CGATGAACTACTAAGTAAATCAGTAGAAGAAGTCGTTTCAAATTTAGACGCCGTTCCTGAAGCAGCTCGTACGGCTGTTCGCAACAATGGTGGTGGACATGCTAACCATAGTTTATTTTGGCAAGTTCTTTCTCCAAACGGAGGTGGTGAACCTACTGGCGATCTAGCAGACGCGATTAACCATAAATTTGGAAGCTATTCTAGTTTCCAAGAGAAGTTTGCAGCAGCTGCAGCAGGCCGTTTTGGTTCTGGTTGGGCATGGCTAGTAGTAAACAATGGCGAGCTTGAGGTTACAAGCACACCTAACCAAGACTCTCCATTAATGGACGGTAAAACTCCATTATTAGGCTTAGACGTTTGGGAGCATGCATACTATTTAAATTATCAAAATCGTCGCCCAGACTACATCAATGCTTTCTGGAATGTAGTAAACTGGGATGAAGTAACAAAACGATACACTTCAGCAAAATAAAGAGCGTACCTTAAGCTTTGTGCCTGTACGTATGATTACAATGAAAAAACCGCTTCGACCATCGAGTCGTAGCGGTTTTTTATTATGCGATAGTAAAAAATTAGCTTATGTAGATGGAGAATTCTCTTGTTAATTTTGCATAACTTCCGCCACTTCTTCAAAAAATAGCGGTAAGCAAAAAAGGGAGTTTTGATAATGAGGCATATGAAGAAAGTGCTAGGTGATGTGGAATTTACAAAGGATTTGACCCTCTTATTGTTAATTGGAGGAATTTACTCGTTAAGCATTGCGTTATCAAATACATTTGTCAATATTTATTTATGGAAACAGTCAGGTGAATATTTTGATCTAGGGGTATACAATCTAACAGTGGTTATTTTTCAGCCGTTAACATTCATCTTAGCTGGTAGATGGGCGAAAAAAATTGACCGGGTCATTGTTTTACGAATTGGGGTCATTTTTTTAGCATTATTTTTTTTAACGGTCTTGTACTTCGGAGAAACGGCCGCATCAAATCTCGTGATTTTAGGGGCATTATTAGGAATAGGTTACGGCTTTTATTGGCTAGCCTTTAATGTGCTAACCTTTGAAATTACGGAACCAGAGACAAGGGATTTCTTTAATGGATTTTTAGGGGTATTAACCTCGAGTGGAGGGATGATTGGACCTATTTTAGCAGGCTTCATCATTTCAAGATTTACTTCATTTCAAGGCTATACGATTGTTTTTGGTCTTTCTCTAGCCTTGTTTAGCATTGCGGTCTTGTTAAGTTTTTTCTTGAAGAGACGTCCAGCACATGGAAAATACTGCTTTCGACGTATTTATCAAGAACGAAAAAAGAGTGAAAATTGGCGTTTGATTACGAATGCTCACTTCTTTCAAGGGTTAAGAGAAGGAACCTTTCTCTTCGTTATCTCCGTGTTTGTGTTTATTACTACAGGAAGTGAATTTGCCATTGGGACATTCGGTTTGGTTAACTCTGGAATTGCATTCGCTTCCTATTACATTACCTCTCGTGTAATCAAAAAAAGTCAAAGGAAAAGAGCGATATTCTATGGGGGGTTGTTGTTATATGCGTCAATTCTCTTATTGGTTTTTGATTTAAGTTATTCCAAATTATTGATTTACGCAGCGGTCATCGCGGTTGCTTATCCATTACTACTCGTTCCTTACGTCTCAATGACATATGATGTGATCGGTAAAGGTTGGAAAGCTGCGGAAATGAGAATAGAATATATTGTTGTAAGGGAAATTTTCTTGAATGCAGGAAGAATCGTCTCAGTTGTGGCGTTTTTAATATCGGTAAGATTTTTTGATCCCGAAACTAGTTTGCCATGGCTATTACTGTTTCTGGGTGGGGGGCATTTTTGTATTTACTTCTTCATTCGAAAAGTACAGTTGGTGTAAAGGAGGAATATATTTCTCCTTTTTTCTTTCTTTTATACATATGTATAGCGAAATCTTATAAGTTTATATAAAATAGAGTAAGATGCTTGAACGAAGGAAGGATGTACACGTTGAACCGTAAAACACAGAATAAGAAGAAGAAAACACATGTATTTGGGCGAATGAATATATTGTTTTTTGCCGTCTTTTTGCTTTTTTCTCTACTCGTCTTACGTTTAGGGATTGTCCAAATTGTCCATGGAGAAGATTACTTACGAGAAGTGGAACGGACGGAGGAAGTTGTCATTAGTACAAATGTTCCTCGGGGAAAAATGTATGATCGAAATGGGACGTTAGTGGTAGACAATACCCCTTTATTAGCGATTACATATACAAAAAGTCAGTCCACTAAGACAACTGATGTACTAGAAGTGGCTCAGGAACTAGCCAAGTTGATTGAAAAAAACACGGACCGCATTACTGAGCGTGATCGAAAAGATTATTTACTAATAACTGAAAAAATAACAATTGAAGATAAAGTACCCAAAAAAGAGCAAATGAAAATCGAGAAGGAAAAAAACATCGATGCGGATAAAGAGATGTATCAACGAACATTAGATCGAATTACAGAATCTGAATTAAATTCGCTAAACGAGAGTGAATTAGAGATATTGGCGATTTTTCGTGAAATGAATAGTGGCTATGCCCTATCTCCGCAAATCGTCAAAGTAGGCCAAGGTGATGACAAGTCTACCTATGTGACAGAACGTGAATTTGCCGTCGTGAGTGAGCATTTATCTTCTCTGCCGGGAATCAATACTACCACAGATTGGGAACGGGAATACAGGTATGGGGACACATTAAGCTCGATACTCGGGAAGATTACAACTTCACGTGAAGGACTTCCAAGCGAAAATTTAGATTATTATATGGCAAGAGGTTACAGCCGAAATGATCGCGTCGGAAAAAGCTTTATTGAACTGCAGTATGAAGATGTATTGAAAGGCCAGAAAGCCAAATACAAAAATATAACAGATAAAGCAGGGAATGTTTTAGAAACAGAAGTCATTCAAGAAGGTGAACGAGGGCAGGATCTTATATTAACGATTGATATGGAATTACAACAAGCCGTCGACAAGATTGTCGAGGATGAATTAAGACGGATCAAAAACACCGGACTTCACCCATTAGTGGATCGCATTTTCTTTTCAATGATGGATCCGAATACGGGTGAGATTCTAGCGATGTCTGGCAAGCAATGGGTAACTGATCCAGAAACCAACCAAGGTGGAATTATTGATTATGCGATGGGGAATTTTACATCTGCCCATGAAATTGGATCTTCGGTAAAAGGTGCAACAGTGTTAAGTGGATACATGAATGGAGCATTGTCTCCAGGGCAGTACTTAGTTGACGAGCCGATGAAGTTCAAAGGAACTCCTGGTATAAAAAATTCATGGTTTAATACATCTCTAGGTTCACGACATTCAATGAATGAGGAACTTGCGCTAGAAAAATCATCCAATGCGTTTATGTATCAAATAGCTTTAAGAAGTGCTGGGGAAGTCTATCGTTACGAGTCCCCACTAGGCTTTACCCCTGATAATTTCGAAACCTTCAGAAATTATTATAGTCAGTTTGGACTTGGTGTTAGAACAGGAATTGATCTTCCGGGGGAACAAGTGGGATTTAAACAACTGGATCGATTATCTTTAGCGAGGGAGCCGGGGAAACTACTTGACTTAGTAATCGGTCAATATGACACCTATACACCGTTGCAAATGCTACAATATGCGTCCACTATCGCAAACGGTGGATATCGCATTGCTCCAAAGGTTGTGAAGGAAATTCGGGAACCATCCCTTGCTCCTGAAGAATTAGGAGCGATTTCATTTGAAAGTTCCCCTGAAGTTTTAAACCGTTTGGATGTAACTGAAAATGAGTTAAAAACTGTTCAACGAGGGTTTTATCGAGTGTATCATTATCCACAAGGAACAGGTAGGAAATATTTCAAAGACGGTTTGACTGATTACGTTGCCGCAGGAAAAACAGGAACTGCTGAAGTGGTTTATTTTGGTCCTAAAAAATCCTATTGGGGAACAATGACGGAAAATTATACGCTGATTGGCTACGCTCCTTACGATAATCCAGAAGTAGCTGTTTCCACTATTGTTCCATGGGGAAATACCAATCTCCCTACAAATCAAAAACTTGAATCTAATAAAGCAATGGGGAAAGCCGCATTAGATAAATATTTCGAATTAAAAGAGCAACGATCAAGTAGAGAAGAGCAAGCAATATCCCCTCCAGATCAAGCTGAGTCAGAGTAGTAGAAAGACCATTGCCCAAAAAGCAATGGTCTTTTTTGACATGAATTATCCAAAGAGGAACATAAAAAATTTCCATATAGCGACCTTTCAATATATAAAGTGCCACTATACCCAAACTCAATCGAAAATAGTCGAATTTACAAAACCTTTACAAACCGTTAAAACCTTATTAATAGTATTCATTTAATCTATTACTTGTAGGGCAAATAAAGCAAAATTTATTAGGGGGAATTACCGTAATGAAAAGCTTCAAACATTTTTTAGCGACAGCAGCAGTAGGATCAGCTCTTATCTTAGGAGCATGTGGATCTGATGAAACAGAAAATTCTAACAACGGGTCCGATGAAAAAGCAGCAGAACTACAAGGTGAAGTAAACATCGACGGTTCTTCTACAGTATATCCAATCATGGAAGCAATTGCTGAAGAATACATGGTTAATCAACCCAAAGTAAATGTAACTGTTGGATTTTCTGGAACGGGTGGCGGATTTGAAAAATTCATTGCAGGCGATACGGTAATCTCTGATGCATCGCGTCCAATCAAGGATAAAGAAAAAGAAGCTTTAGCAGAAGCGGGCATCGACTTTACAGAAATTAAAATTGCGAACGACGGTCTTTCGGTTGTTATTAACCCTAAAAATGATTTTGTAGACTACTTAACGGTAGACGAGTTGAAAATGATTTGGGTTCAAGATGGAACGACAAAAACGTGGGCGGACATTCGTGAGGAGTGGCCTAAAGAAGAAATTAAATTTTATTCTCCCGGAACAGACTCAGGTACATTTGACTATTTCAATGAAGTTATTTTAGAAGATGAGCCGATGAATGAGTCTGCTACACTATCTGAAGATGATAACGTATTAGTTCAAGGTGTAACAGGTGATGAAAATGCTATTGGATACTTTGGTTATGCGTATTATTTAGAGAATAAAGATAAATTAAAAGTAGTTCCAATCGATAATGGTGAAGGTGCAGTTGAACCGACAAACGGAACGGTTGAAAGCGGGGAATATGCCCCACTATCCCGTCCACTATTCATTTATGTAAAGAACTCAGCTGTGGAAGAAGACGAAGCTGTATATGATTACGTTAAGTTCGCATTAGATAATGCTGCAACACTTGCTGAAG
Coding sequences within:
- a CDS encoding MFS transporter codes for the protein MRHMKKVLGDVEFTKDLTLLLLIGGIYSLSIALSNTFVNIYLWKQSGEYFDLGVYNLTVVIFQPLTFILAGRWAKKIDRVIVLRIGVIFLALFFLTVLYFGETAASNLVILGALLGIGYGFYWLAFNVLTFEITEPETRDFFNGFLGVLTSSGGMIGPILAGFIISRFTSFQGYTIVFGLSLALFSIAVLLSFFLKRRPAHGKYCFRRIYQERKKSENWRLITNAHFFQGLREGTFLFVISVFVFITTGSEFAIGTFGLVNSGIAFASYYITSRVIKKSQRKRAIFYGGLLLYASILLLVFDLSYSKLLIYAAVIAVAYPLLLVPYVSMTYDVIGKGWKAAEMRIEYIVVREIFLNAGRIVSVVAFLISVRFFDPETSLPWLLLFLGGGHFCIYFFIRKVQLV
- a CDS encoding peptidoglycan D,D-transpeptidase FtsI family protein, producing MYTLNRKTQNKKKKTHVFGRMNILFFAVFLLFSLLVLRLGIVQIVHGEDYLREVERTEEVVISTNVPRGKMYDRNGTLVVDNTPLLAITYTKSQSTKTTDVLEVAQELAKLIEKNTDRITERDRKDYLLITEKITIEDKVPKKEQMKIEKEKNIDADKEMYQRTLDRITESELNSLNESELEILAIFREMNSGYALSPQIVKVGQGDDKSTYVTEREFAVVSEHLSSLPGINTTTDWEREYRYGDTLSSILGKITTSREGLPSENLDYYMARGYSRNDRVGKSFIELQYEDVLKGQKAKYKNITDKAGNVLETEVIQEGERGQDLILTIDMELQQAVDKIVEDELRRIKNTGLHPLVDRIFFSMMDPNTGEILAMSGKQWVTDPETNQGGIIDYAMGNFTSAHEIGSSVKGATVLSGYMNGALSPGQYLVDEPMKFKGTPGIKNSWFNTSLGSRHSMNEELALEKSSNAFMYQIALRSAGEVYRYESPLGFTPDNFETFRNYYSQFGLGVRTGIDLPGEQVGFKQLDRLSLAREPGKLLDLVIGQYDTYTPLQMLQYASTIANGGYRIAPKVVKEIREPSLAPEELGAISFESSPEVLNRLDVTENELKTVQRGFYRVYHYPQGTGRKYFKDGLTDYVAAGKTGTAEVVYFGPKKSYWGTMTENYTLIGYAPYDNPEVAVSTIVPWGNTNLPTNQKLESNKAMGKAALDKYFELKEQRSSREEQAISPPDQAESE
- a CDS encoding superoxide dismutase → MAFELPQLPYEYDALAPHIDKETMMIHHTKHHNAYVTKLNDALAGHDELLSKSVEEVVSNLDAVPEAARTAVRNNGGGHANHSLFWQVLSPNGGGEPTGDLADAINHKFGSYSSFQEKFAAAAAGRFGSGWAWLVVNNGELEVTSTPNQDSPLMDGKTPLLGLDVWEHAYYLNYQNRRPDYINAFWNVVNWDEVTKRYTSAK
- a CDS encoding PstS family phosphate ABC transporter substrate-binding protein, whose translation is MKSFKHFLATAAVGSALILGACGSDETENSNNGSDEKAAELQGEVNIDGSSTVYPIMEAIAEEYMVNQPKVNVTVGFSGTGGGFEKFIAGDTVISDASRPIKDKEKEALAEAGIDFTEIKIANDGLSVVINPKNDFVDYLTVDELKMIWVQDGTTKTWADIREEWPKEEIKFYSPGTDSGTFDYFNEVILEDEPMNESATLSEDDNVLVQGVTGDENAIGYFGYAYYLENKDKLKVVPIDNGEGAVEPTNGTVESGEYAPLSRPLFIYVKNSAVEEDEAVYDYVKFALDNAATLAEEVGYVRLEQSVYDDAMEAVESLR